A window of Mucilaginibacter paludis DSM 18603 contains these coding sequences:
- a CDS encoding amidohydrolase family protein codes for MKTNILIRQIIVRISVLCLFVLFGSNNITAQENIVDPIAKFKSLPMGVGKTISFTTSEGSNMDVDISPNGKLILFTLLGDIYKLPITGGSATQITRGMAMNCSPVWSPDGKKIAYISDESGGYGLHIMDTTGKSKRLLTKAKLPLYARFNAPKWTPDGLAVSVDQMVYPLIGGEERLPDSNMPVDSFIGFSSDGLFMYYSDFDLNGNTIIIKYNRINSAKTIIYTARHKQDFSNVRVSPDGRWLTYIAEKLQRPTDSLMIYDISNKKERLLASLGIFSPGGLRHQHYSFSSDSKKLLIGYGGKIREISIESGEQKVIPFSANVNFDLVGEKIYNTHRLLHDSLKVNYIRDARRSPDGSTLIFSALEHIYTMSYPHGIPRTLVNQDQAQFHPTFSEDGKWVAYVTWSDNKGGQVWIVSSKGGNPVQITKISGQYSSPCFSPDGKYLIFVKGEPHLGGRETPGENGKLIRLSLKDKHCEQLADSISLYNNPVFSFDGKSVIYKPRQIDNSSVESKLVVKDLLTHKTSDFAVGIYDNESIKPLKSIPSPDEHYIVYLKNESLYLVPNLKLGSPQVIINSEMNLPIIRFAKSGFDPAWEDHGKKLSWSYGNKYFNIDPQKIIDAATSLLNANPSAKPDGQQFLDVDIPADQEIEVNLKVPKFFAKGTVALKNVRIISMKADEIIDNGTLIIEDGIIKSVGAANSIKIPNGAKVFDLSGKTVMPGLVDLHSHMPLPVEIYPQQYWGMLADLSYGVTTARDVSSSHDMFGYQELIEAGQMLGPRFYSVGWAIRPNTYPRLSKNEAEVVIENRKKMGATVIKQYVLSSRIQKQWLLNAARKQSLNVTNEGASDLLEQLAMIKDGSTGIEHNPDWGDIYDDVISLYAKSGVFLDPVFQYDSGKAYIDDSPRYYFELKYLRDTDSKFLRFTDKLKWAAVFKENLANKNRVDTINPTFIAESRYNTLMSKKGAKIVMGSHGEDLGVGAHFELWALQMGGMSNLEAIRAATLTGAEGLGVQNDIGSLEVGKIADLIILDKNPLDDIHNTRAIKYVMKDGILYDGNTLDITWPFKKKFCIKKFEANK; via the coding sequence ATGAAAACGAACATACTTATTAGGCAAATAATTGTCAGGATTTCCGTATTGTGTTTATTTGTCTTATTTGGTTCCAATAACATAACCGCTCAAGAAAACATAGTCGACCCGATTGCAAAGTTTAAATCTTTGCCTATGGGCGTCGGTAAAACGATATCGTTTACAACCAGCGAAGGCAGCAATATGGATGTAGACATATCTCCAAATGGGAAGTTGATTCTTTTTACTTTGCTTGGCGATATATATAAGCTTCCTATCACTGGCGGTTCAGCAACTCAAATTACTCGTGGTATGGCAATGAATTGCTCTCCTGTTTGGTCACCTGATGGAAAAAAAATAGCTTATATAAGCGATGAATCAGGTGGGTATGGCCTTCATATTATGGATACTACAGGAAAATCTAAGCGATTGCTCACCAAAGCCAAGCTCCCTTTGTATGCAAGATTTAATGCGCCAAAATGGACACCAGATGGACTTGCGGTATCTGTCGATCAAATGGTGTATCCATTAATTGGAGGTGAAGAGAGATTGCCAGACTCTAATATGCCTGTCGACAGTTTTATAGGCTTTTCATCTGACGGTTTATTTATGTACTACTCAGATTTTGATCTTAATGGAAACACAATAATCATAAAATACAACAGAATAAATTCAGCGAAGACGATAATATATACTGCAAGACATAAGCAGGATTTTTCAAACGTAAGAGTATCACCAGATGGACGATGGTTGACATATATTGCTGAGAAATTACAAAGGCCCACAGATAGTTTAATGATATATGATATCTCCAATAAAAAAGAACGTTTATTAGCCTCCTTAGGAATTTTTTCTCCAGGAGGGTTAAGACATCAACATTACTCATTCTCCTCTGATTCTAAAAAATTACTTATTGGGTATGGGGGAAAAATTCGGGAAATCTCAATAGAAAGCGGAGAACAAAAAGTAATACCATTTTCAGCAAATGTCAATTTTGATTTGGTTGGCGAGAAGATTTATAATACTCATCGTCTATTACATGATTCTTTAAAGGTTAATTATATACGGGACGCGAGAAGAAGTCCGGACGGATCAACACTTATTTTCTCGGCCTTAGAACACATTTATACCATGAGCTATCCGCATGGGATCCCAAGAACCCTTGTCAACCAAGACCAGGCTCAATTTCATCCAACATTTTCTGAAGATGGTAAGTGGGTTGCATATGTAACTTGGAGCGACAATAAAGGTGGACAAGTTTGGATAGTATCAAGCAAAGGAGGTAATCCAGTCCAAATCACAAAAATCTCAGGTCAATATTCATCACCGTGTTTTTCGCCAGATGGTAAATACTTAATTTTTGTGAAGGGAGAACCGCATTTAGGTGGCCGAGAGACACCTGGTGAAAATGGAAAATTGATACGTTTATCTTTAAAAGATAAACATTGTGAACAGTTGGCGGATAGCATTTCGTTATATAATAATCCAGTTTTCTCATTTGATGGAAAGTCTGTCATATATAAACCGCGACAAATAGATAATTCATCTGTGGAATCAAAGTTAGTTGTAAAAGATTTACTCACTCATAAAACATCGGACTTTGCCGTTGGGATATATGACAACGAAAGTATTAAACCGCTGAAATCGATACCTTCTCCTGATGAACATTACATAGTATATTTAAAAAACGAGTCTCTATATCTTGTGCCAAATCTAAAATTGGGCAGCCCCCAAGTAATAATAAATAGCGAAATGAATCTGCCAATTATTCGTTTTGCTAAAAGTGGCTTTGACCCCGCGTGGGAAGATCACGGAAAGAAATTATCTTGGTCTTACGGGAATAAATATTTTAATATTGATCCTCAAAAGATAATTGATGCAGCGACTTCCTTGTTGAACGCCAATCCAAGTGCAAAACCTGATGGACAACAATTTCTCGATGTAGACATTCCTGCAGATCAAGAAATTGAAGTCAATCTTAAGGTTCCAAAGTTTTTCGCTAAGGGAACGGTTGCACTAAAAAATGTGAGGATTATCTCTATGAAAGCAGACGAGATTATTGATAATGGGACATTGATCATTGAGGATGGTATTATTAAGAGTGTGGGAGCCGCTAATTCGATAAAAATACCTAACGGAGCAAAAGTGTTTGACTTATCTGGAAAAACTGTTATGCCAGGATTAGTCGACTTGCATAGCCACATGCCCTTACCTGTTGAGATTTACCCTCAGCAATATTGGGGAATGTTGGCAGATCTCTCTTATGGTGTTACCACGGCTCGTGACGTATCTTCCAGTCATGATATGTTTGGATATCAAGAGTTGATTGAGGCGGGACAAATGTTGGGCCCAAGATTTTATTCAGTCGGGTGGGCAATAAGACCTAATACATATCCAAGACTTTCCAAAAATGAAGCAGAAGTGGTTATTGAAAACAGAAAGAAAATGGGAGCGACAGTAATAAAGCAATATGTATTGTCTTCGAGGATTCAAAAGCAATGGCTTTTAAATGCCGCAAGGAAGCAGTCGTTAAATGTTACAAATGAAGGCGCAAGTGATTTATTAGAACAGTTAGCAATGATAAAAGACGGCAGTACGGGTATTGAACATAATCCAGATTGGGGAGATATCTATGATGATGTTATTTCATTGTACGCTAAATCAGGAGTTTTCCTTGATCCTGTTTTTCAGTATGACAGTGGCAAAGCCTATATAGACGATTCACCAAGGTATTATTTCGAATTAAAATATTTAAGGGATACTGATTCGAAATTTTTGAGATTTACTGATAAATTAAAATGGGCAGCAGTATTTAAAGAAAATTTAGCTAATAAAAACCGGGTAGACACTATAAATCCAACATTCATTGCAGAATCAAGATATAATACTTTGATGTCAAAAAAGGGAGCAAAAATTGTGATGGGAAGTCATGGTGAGGACTTAGGAGTAGGTGCCCATTTTGAATTATGGGCTTTGCAAATGGGCGGAATGTCTAACCTTGAAGCCATTAGAGCGGCTACATTGACTGGAGCAGAAGGACTTGGAGTACAGAATGACATAGGTTCATTAGAAGTTGGTAAAATTGCCGATTTAATTATCCTTGATAAAAATCCATTGGATGATATTCATAATACAAGAGCCATAAAATATGTAATGAAAGATGGAATTCTTTACGATGGCAATACATTGGATATAACCTGGCCATTCAAAAAGAAATTTTGCATCAAAAAATTTGAAGCAAATAAATGA
- a CDS encoding thioredoxin family protein: protein MKKVLIPILLLSSCFCTAQGIKFESEGSVPSFKNNQSKYFFLDCYADWCIPCKQMDNEVFSNESIGKLANSSFVSFKLQMDSSKITRNYSTMAKNFTAMLKSTYKIKSLPTLIFLSPEGELVMKIEGYRSKMEFLSDLNKVLSLDSNYYTKITAFRERRLNLDSLEKLALTAQKNDIRDVLVKIAEAYCERAVADKLTIEKQSKIGLELLLNFDVDIPYNYLKLIANNELFIDSTFKNKGRTRVFLTERIYLKKINRQIEKAIASKSQPKIHDQIDEISKDFNFSISDEIFLNAMAYYSLQIKNDKNYTRYICDKIDKYSSKYLTGMPLVLVLNNTAFDIFHKSSNKNELNRAVRWCDQALSLVPENESSAILDTKSNLIYKLGDKKQAISLEKKAIYIQEGYSEAKANLSKMEKGIRTW, encoded by the coding sequence ATGAAAAAGGTCTTAATTCCCATATTATTATTGTCTTCTTGTTTCTGCACCGCACAAGGCATAAAGTTTGAATCCGAAGGCAGTGTTCCATCGTTCAAAAACAATCAAAGCAAATATTTTTTTTTAGACTGTTATGCAGATTGGTGCATACCATGCAAGCAGATGGATAATGAAGTGTTTTCAAATGAATCAATAGGTAAGTTAGCCAATAGTAGCTTCGTTTCCTTTAAACTTCAAATGGATTCTTCAAAAATAACAAGAAACTATAGCACAATGGCAAAAAATTTTACCGCGATGCTAAAAAGCACCTATAAAATTAAGTCGTTGCCTACTTTGATTTTTTTATCACCCGAAGGGGAATTGGTTATGAAAATTGAAGGGTATAGAAGCAAAATGGAGTTTTTATCGGATTTAAACAAAGTATTAAGTTTAGACAGTAATTATTATACTAAAATCACTGCCTTCCGAGAAAGACGACTCAATTTAGACAGCTTGGAGAAATTGGCTTTAACGGCACAGAAAAATGATATCAGAGACGTATTAGTCAAAATTGCGGAAGCATATTGTGAAAGGGCGGTCGCTGATAAATTAACAATTGAAAAACAAAGTAAAATTGGTTTAGAGTTGTTATTAAATTTTGATGTCGATATCCCTTACAATTATTTGAAATTGATTGCTAATAATGAGTTGTTTATCGATTCTACATTTAAAAATAAAGGGCGAACAAGAGTCTTTTTGACAGAAAGAATTTATTTAAAAAAAATTAATAGACAAATAGAAAAGGCCATTGCGTCCAAAAGTCAGCCCAAAATCCATGACCAGATTGACGAAATAAGTAAAGATTTTAACTTTAGTATTTCGGACGAAATTTTTCTTAATGCAATGGCTTATTACAGCCTCCAGATAAAAAATGACAAAAATTACACTCGGTATATTTGTGACAAAATAGACAAATATTCGTCAAAATATTTGACCGGAATGCCGCTTGTATTAGTCTTGAATAATACAGCTTTTGACATTTTCCATAAAAGCAGCAATAAAAATGAGCTTAATCGCGCTGTAAGGTGGTGTGATCAGGCGCTCAGTTTGGTACCAGAAAATGAGTCTTCGGCGATTCTCGATACCAAATCAAATCTCATTTATAAGCTCGGTGATAAAAAGCAGGCAATTAGCTTAGAAAAGAAAGCAATTTATATTCAAGAGGGCTACAGTGAAGCCAAAGCGAACTTATCAAAAATGGAGAAAGGAATACGTACTTGGTAG
- a CDS encoding RagB/SusD family nutrient uptake outer membrane protein produces MKLDKITHIYNTGVLYILLIVILVTIPGCRKLVEIEPPTNKITIENVFNDDVTAAGVMTGMYLDMSTTPLLSGSQNFNTLSFWDSLSADDMILWEGSIDNTLIAVFKNNLSGNIANDGLWYTSYNHLYTCNLVIEALNSTKSAKLSPAVKTQLMGEAKFMRALLYFYLVNHFGNVPLALTTDYTKNSSLVRTDKQAVYDQIVNDVTEAKSLLSSSYLSGALQPGTTERVRPTKWLAAALLARVYLYEGKWAEAETEASVVIDQSSLYNLVDINSVFLANNQEAIWQFQPNVINNLNPLDGVIFNLTNTGLSDSHPVYLSSDLLSNFESFDKRLLNWTKSYTDSTVSPAKTYYFPYKYKVDDNVTPTTEYQTLFRLADLYLIRAEARINLSKIQGRDDLNMIRSRAGASLIVSSDFAFLKAAILKERRLEFFTEMGHRWMDLKRTGNIDAVMSVFSPAEKASTWHSYQQLFPLSNSELGRAPTLTQTPGY; encoded by the coding sequence ATGAAATTAGATAAAATAACTCATATATATAATACCGGAGTATTATATATACTACTCATTGTCATATTGGTAACTATACCTGGTTGTCGGAAATTAGTGGAAATCGAGCCGCCGACAAATAAAATAACGATCGAAAATGTTTTTAATGATGATGTAACAGCAGCTGGGGTGATGACCGGGATGTACTTAGACATGAGTACAACTCCCTTGTTAAGTGGCTCGCAGAATTTCAATACGCTATCATTTTGGGATAGTCTTTCGGCTGATGACATGATTTTGTGGGAAGGTTCAATAGACAACACATTGATTGCGGTTTTCAAGAATAACCTTTCTGGCAATATAGCAAACGATGGACTATGGTACACAAGCTACAATCATTTATATACCTGTAATCTTGTTATTGAAGCCTTAAATAGTACAAAGTCGGCAAAGTTAAGCCCCGCTGTTAAAACTCAGTTAATGGGGGAAGCCAAATTCATGCGGGCTCTATTATATTTTTATCTTGTGAATCATTTCGGTAATGTGCCGTTAGCTCTAACGACGGATTACACTAAAAACAGTTCATTAGTAAGAACTGACAAACAGGCTGTCTATGATCAGATAGTAAATGATGTAACTGAAGCAAAAAGCTTGCTTAGTTCATCATATTTAAGTGGTGCTTTACAACCTGGCACAACAGAAAGAGTACGTCCTACTAAATGGTTAGCGGCAGCACTTTTAGCAAGAGTTTACCTATATGAGGGTAAATGGGCCGAAGCCGAAACAGAAGCTTCTGTAGTAATCGATCAATCTTCCCTATATAATTTAGTGGATATTAATAGTGTGTTTTTGGCAAACAATCAGGAAGCAATTTGGCAGTTTCAGCCCAATGTAATAAATAATCTGAATCCGTTAGATGGCGTCATTTTCAATCTAACGAATACTGGATTGAGTGACTCTCATCCGGTTTATTTAAGTTCAGATTTGCTAAGTAATTTTGAATCTTTCGATAAGCGCTTGCTTAATTGGACGAAATCCTATACAGACAGTACTGTAAGTCCTGCTAAAACCTATTATTTTCCTTATAAATATAAAGTTGATGATAATGTCACCCCAACCACAGAATATCAGACTCTGTTCAGGCTTGCCGACCTTTATCTAATAAGGGCTGAAGCAAGAATTAATCTTTCGAAGATTCAAGGTCGGGATGATCTAAACATGATTAGATCTCGTGCAGGTGCATCTTTAATTGTCAGCTCCGATTTTGCATTTTTAAAAGCTGCGATATTAAAGGAAAGAAGGCTGGAGTTCTTTACAGAGATGGGACATCGTTGGATGGATTTAAAACGGACTGGAAATATTGATGCTGTGATGAGTGTTTTTTCACCTGCGGAGAAAGCCTCAACTTGGCATTCATATCAACAGTTATTCCCATTATCCAATAGCGAACTGGGACGAGCTCCGACCTTAACTCAAACTCCCGGATATTAA
- a CDS encoding SusC/RagA family TonB-linked outer membrane protein encodes MYKFYTRKLGVSERLCHKIWLIMRLTTVILIASLIQVSAATFAQRITLNQRNTPLESVFKEIRKQSGYDFFYDGKAIKPNQRVSISVTDVSVEDALRSVLKDLPFTYEINDNRITIRKKEEPSFLDKVKPAFDPIDVHGRVVDESNKPVAGATVKTKDGKQATLTDVQGVFILKNVNEGTEMLISFIGYNPKEVLAAKDLEIIQLQVATSKLDEVQIQAYSITSRRLSTSNISTIKAKDIENQPVNNPMLALTGRIPGLQIAQTNGMPGSSINIKIQGLNSINAGNAPFYVLNGVPYISQSLPTTNGGPLNTLGNIPGEGGSINPLSFINPNDIESIDILKDADATAIYGSRAANGAILITTKSGKAGKLKADFNAQSGWGQVTSRMKLLNTEQYLIMRREAKANDNAGLGSTDYDLNGAWGNINQYTDWQKVLLGHTSNYKNFNGNLSGGSQTVSFLIGGFYRYENSVFSENLSDRKGGVNLNLNTNSSNKKFKLSFTANYLADQNKLPRLDLTSTALTLAPNAPGLYNPDGTLNWQLNSSGASTFLNPLVNITSPYRANSQSLVSSSNISYQIIPELRILSNFGYNRLQIDEYSPAPSSTVPPADRVIYTRVADFSNSAQSSWIVEPQLQFNKHIEKIGIDFLVGSTLQRTSGIGQTIHGSGFISDQTMESLLNAQNITIENDVYNKYSYNALFGKLNLNIDDTYILNFSARRDGSSRFGTNNLFHNFAAAGAAWIFSNENLVKDNLKFLSFGKIRLSYGTSGNDQIPDYSTLSLFQAAPGTYQDAKGVYVNSLANPYLQWEETTKISFGLDLGFFNDRLLLNGNYARNRSSNQLLGYSLPAMTGFSSITSNFPAKIQNTSLEFSLNSTNIKRQRFHWTTNLNVTIGRNKLLEFPNLSQSSYANTLIIGQPISIQRLYKFHGVDPSTGEYTFLDKSGNITTSPNYSTDQISFFDNTPRFYGGFQNSLTFGNLTLDVFFQFVKQKGVDLGMGGISIPGAKRMNQPLYVLDRWQKPGDQASVQRFNSNSALLGTYFNMKGSDAVIGDASYIRLKNIALGYELPLKYAQRLGVSQMKVTVSAQNILTFTNYKGLDPESGAYSLPPLKLIALGINISL; translated from the coding sequence GTATAAATTTTATACCAGGAAACTCGGTGTATCTGAAAGGCTATGCCACAAAATATGGCTGATTATGCGCTTAACCACCGTTATATTAATAGCATCACTTATTCAGGTTAGCGCCGCGACTTTTGCGCAGCGTATTACTCTAAATCAGCGCAATACTCCGCTGGAATCTGTTTTTAAGGAAATAAGGAAACAGAGTGGCTACGACTTTTTCTATGATGGGAAAGCAATTAAGCCCAATCAGCGTGTAAGCATTTCCGTTACCGACGTATCTGTAGAAGATGCTTTACGATCAGTATTAAAAGATTTGCCCTTTACATACGAGATCAATGATAACCGCATAACTATCAGGAAGAAAGAGGAACCTTCCTTTCTTGACAAGGTCAAACCTGCTTTTGATCCTATTGATGTGCATGGGCGTGTGGTGGATGAAAGTAATAAGCCAGTTGCTGGGGCTACTGTTAAAACAAAGGATGGAAAACAGGCAACATTAACGGACGTTCAAGGTGTTTTTATTTTGAAAAATGTTAATGAAGGAACAGAAATGTTAATAAGCTTCATTGGTTATAATCCTAAAGAAGTTTTAGCTGCAAAAGACTTGGAGATTATTCAATTACAAGTAGCTACTTCAAAACTTGATGAAGTTCAAATTCAAGCTTATAGCATAACTTCAAGAAGGCTAAGCACTAGCAATATTTCTACTATTAAAGCTAAGGATATCGAAAATCAGCCTGTTAACAACCCAATGTTGGCTTTAACTGGACGAATTCCTGGCTTGCAAATCGCGCAAACAAATGGCATGCCTGGTTCTTCTATAAACATTAAAATTCAGGGTCTAAATAGTATTAATGCAGGTAATGCCCCATTTTACGTACTTAATGGTGTTCCATATATAAGCCAATCATTGCCTACAACTAATGGTGGGCCTCTTAATACACTTGGAAATATACCCGGAGAAGGTGGTTCAATAAACCCATTAAGTTTTATTAATCCTAACGACATAGAAAGCATCGATATATTGAAGGATGCAGATGCTACTGCAATTTATGGATCTCGTGCTGCAAATGGAGCAATCTTAATTACTACCAAATCAGGAAAAGCCGGCAAACTAAAAGCGGATTTTAATGCGCAGTCAGGCTGGGGACAAGTTACGAGTCGGATGAAATTATTAAACACCGAGCAATATTTGATAATGCGGCGTGAGGCTAAAGCAAATGATAATGCTGGTCTTGGTTCAACTGATTACGATCTTAACGGTGCGTGGGGAAATATTAATCAATATACCGACTGGCAAAAAGTCCTACTTGGTCACACATCCAATTACAAAAATTTCAACGGGAATTTATCTGGGGGAAGCCAAACCGTAAGTTTTTTAATTGGAGGCTTTTATAGATACGAGAATTCGGTTTTTTCCGAAAATTTAAGCGATCGAAAAGGAGGAGTAAACTTAAACTTAAACACAAACTCTTCGAATAAGAAATTTAAGCTTTCGTTTACTGCAAATTACTTGGCTGACCAAAATAAGTTACCGAGGCTTGACTTAACGAGCACCGCTTTAACTCTTGCACCTAATGCACCAGGACTTTATAATCCCGATGGGACACTAAACTGGCAGTTAAATTCTTCTGGGGCGTCTACTTTTTTAAACCCATTAGTTAACATTACTTCGCCCTATCGAGCGAACAGCCAAAGTTTGGTTTCAAGTAGTAATATTTCTTATCAAATCATTCCCGAATTGAGAATTCTTAGCAATTTCGGGTATAACAGATTACAAATTGATGAATACTCGCCAGCACCCTCATCAACAGTTCCCCCTGCTGATCGGGTGATCTACACCCGAGTAGCGGATTTTAGTAATAGCGCACAGTCTTCATGGATAGTGGAGCCCCAGTTGCAGTTTAATAAGCATATTGAAAAAATAGGAATTGATTTCTTGGTAGGATCTACTTTGCAACGTACATCGGGCATAGGGCAAACTATACACGGTTCGGGTTTCATCAGCGATCAAACCATGGAAAGCCTTTTAAATGCACAAAACATCACAATTGAGAATGATGTTTATAATAAATATAGCTATAATGCTTTATTTGGTAAGCTTAATTTAAATATAGATGATACTTATATTTTGAATTTTAGCGCCAGACGTGATGGCAGCAGTCGCTTTGGGACCAATAACCTTTTTCATAATTTCGCTGCAGCAGGTGCCGCCTGGATATTTTCTAATGAAAATCTTGTAAAAGACAATCTTAAATTCTTAAGCTTTGGTAAGATCAGACTATCGTATGGAACGTCAGGTAATGACCAAATCCCAGATTACTCAACCTTAAGCCTTTTTCAAGCTGCTCCGGGTACCTATCAGGATGCTAAAGGCGTTTATGTAAATAGTCTTGCTAACCCCTATTTGCAATGGGAGGAGACCACTAAAATAAGTTTTGGCTTAGACCTTGGCTTTTTTAATGATCGATTATTGCTGAATGGGAACTATGCGAGAAATAGATCCAGTAATCAATTGTTAGGATACTCGTTACCAGCAATGACCGGCTTTTCATCTATAACTAGCAATTTCCCCGCGAAAATTCAAAATACCTCTCTTGAATTTAGCCTTAATAGTACAAATATCAAAAGGCAACGATTTCATTGGACAACTAATTTAAACGTTACCATTGGGAGAAATAAGCTTCTTGAATTTCCAAATTTATCACAGTCATCTTACGCAAACACGTTAATTATAGGGCAACCAATATCTATTCAAAGATTATATAAATTTCATGGGGTCGATCCCTCGACCGGCGAATATACGTTTTTAGATAAAAGTGGAAATATCACAACGTCACCCAATTACAGTACGGACCAAATTAGCTTCTTCGATAACACTCCCAGATTTTATGGCGGTTTCCAAAACTCATTAACCTTTGGAAATTTAACATTGGACGTCTTTTTTCAATTTGTAAAACAAAAAGGAGTTGACTTAGGGATGGGTGGAATTTCTATTCCGGGTGCTAAAAGAATGAATCAACCCTTATATGTACTTGACAGGTGGCAAAAACCAGGTGATCAGGCGTCTGTTCAAAGATTTAATTCAAACTCGGCGCTTCTTGGTACATATTTTAATATGAAAGGAAGTGACGCCGTCATCGGCGACGCGTCATATATAAGGCTCAAAAATATTGCTTTGGGCTACGAGTTGCCATTGAAATATGCTCAGCGGCTTGGGGTAAGCCAAATGAAGGTGACAGTTTCTGCACAAAATATCTTGACGTTTACAAATTACAAGGGACTTGACCCCGAAAGTGGCGCATACAGCCTCCCTCCTTTAAAACTTATAGCATTAGGAATTAACATTAGCCTTTAA